One Tachypleus tridentatus isolate NWPU-2018 chromosome 3, ASM421037v1, whole genome shotgun sequence DNA window includes the following coding sequences:
- the PIG-O gene encoding phosphatidylinositol glycan anchor biosynthesis class O isoform X4, with amino-acid sequence MDRTWKHVCLVLWIYFLYLYGIYLFASGFLLNRVVIERKSNREDLVRFFNKTSEIVHRHCDVRSDSILYKLPLISRVCREPFRNEFGNEIRREDPCVFEKRFSRAVMIILDGLRYDFTIYQENGTVSGLDRGNRHLFENKLSVFQELKQKHPTGSVLYPFIADPPTTTLQRLKGLMTGSLPTFIDVSANFASYEISEDNLIGQMHSNGKKIVFMGDDTWKGLFPKKFHRSYFYPSFNVKDLHTVDDGIIKHLIPEMERKDWDIIIAHFLGIDHCGHRFGPSHPEMTRKLAQINSIISSVASLINNDMVLFVFGDHGMTSSGDHGGDSRDELTSALFVYTPSKLFDEHPAVSCESSVSQTGFLEYLELVHQVDLVPTISFFLGLPIPFSSLGSVIPSLFYVSTSSGVQDREFKELMSLSVATEILMINTIQVQQYLEVYFTNPDRETQSEFIEAENLLIEVNKTWSDFCAFSDFRKLNEARNKLETIHNGYYQYLKTIKKICDRKWATFDLFLMTNGLIVLTVTTVFCFVFTFLSENVESDVSHLLQFAGVSLTLAVCLYLMDISFLSKMFNTGNITLYITVFLVLLPSLFYCMKFVCYQKNFVFNQFSISLLIFLYFVSFFSNSYVVHEDKCCQYLLQACLIITRLFNKPRTCEKYKPSLDLVFLLTEALELLFLMGSVRCGSLFWKCREEQFLCISSLLPSQLSSFPADYKTVHLFPTCVSLVFTVGFFYWLLYRCLYFSKETASGLCLLYAVPSMTVAIVMYWITEAVPSVVAERVFKGKQEILPQIVYMLASLSLGVVWISPLPVSNMKSTPENMAKLRTVYSSSLLMFCLIILVVSFLLTGDEFSSSLCFLVVSAALYVKRSPGFTMNNEGFLVAFNTFSSYLMFGLSLPLLVTWKHTVFKSQSTDHGELTLFKAPAEFRRGLLRLFVQYILFHGLKLLASSAACALHRRHLMVWKIFAPRLIFEAVAMGITMFGTALGYLFTLRVHFAVQRWLEHISHNKSLEFGAVEYGKLSMKS; translated from the exons ATGGATCGTACTTGGAAGCACGTGTGTTTGGTATTGtggatttattttttgtatttgtatggTATTTATCTTTTTGCATCTGGTTTCTTGTTGAACAGAGTTGTGATTGAAAGGAAAAGTAACCGTGAAGATTTAGTTCGGTTCTTCAATAAAACTTCGGAAATAGTTCATCGACATTGCGATGTTCGTAGTGAttcaattttgtacaaattaccGCTGATATCGAGAGTTTGCAGAGAACCCTTCAGAAATGAATTCGGAAACGAAATTAGAAGGGAAGATCCTTGCGTATTTGAAAAACGTTTTTCGAGAGCTGTTATGATAATTCTTGATGGGTTAAGATACGACTTCACAATTTATCAAGAAAATGGAACTGTGAGCGGTTTGGATCGTGGAAACAgacatttatttgaaaataaattatctgttTTTCAAGAACTTAAGCAAAAACATCCAACTGGCAGTGTTTTATATCCATTTATTGCTGATCCCCCTACTACTACACTACAAAGACTGAAAGGACTTATGACTGGTAGTCTTCCAACTTTTATAGATGTTAGTGCTAACTTTGCAAGTTATGAAATTTCAGAAGATAATTTGATCGGCCAAATGCATAGCAATGGTAAAAAAATTGTCTTTATGGGAGACGACACGTGGAAAGGTTTATTTCCTAAGAAATTTCACAGATCTTATTTTTATCCATCTTTTAACGTTAAG GATTTACATACAGTGGATGATGGAATAATTAAACACTTAATACCTGAAATGGAGAGAAAAGATTGGGACATTATAATTGCACATTTTTTAGGAATTGATCACTGTGGTCATAGATTTGGGCCATCACATCCAGAAATGACAAGGAAGTTAGCCCAGATCAATAGTATTATAAG cTCAGTAGCCTCACTTATCAATAATGATATGGTGCTATTTGTATTTGGAGATCATGGAATGACATCTTCGGGTGATCACGGTGGAGACAGCAGGGATGAATTGACATCTGCTCTTTTCGTCTATACCCCTTCTAAATTATTTGATGAACATCCAGCAGTAAGCTGTGAATCTTCAGTTAGTCAAACTGGGTTTTTG gAGTATTTGGAGCTGGTGCATCAAGTTGATTTAGTTCCAACCATTTCATTTTTTCTGGGTCTTCCAATCCCATTTTCAAGTCTTGGGTCAGTTATCCCATCACTTTTTTATGTAAGTACATCATCTGGTGTTCAAGACCGAGAGTTTAAAGAACTGATGTCATTGTCTGTAGCGACTGAAATTCTGATGATCAACACCATCCAAGTACAGCAGTATTTAGAAGTTTACTTCACCAATCCAGACCGCGAGACACAAAGTGAATTCATTGAGGCCGAAAATTTGTTAATTGAAGTGAATAAGACTTGGTCTGATTTCTGTGCATTTTCAGACTTCAGAAAACTGAATGAAGCAAGAAACAAACTTGAAACCATACACAATGGTTACTACCAGTAtttgaaaactattaaaaaaatttgTGACCGAAAATGGGCTACTTTTGATCTCTTTCTAATGACCAATGGTCTGATTGTTCTGACGGTCACGACAGTGTTTTGTTTCGTCTTCACATTCCTGTCAGAAAATGTAGAATCAGATGTATCTCACCTGCTTCAGTTTGCAGGAGTCTCATTAACCTTGGCCGTATGTCTGTACTTGATGGATATCTCATTTCTTTCCAAGATGTTCAACACTGggaatataactttatatatcaCTGTATTTCTAGTTTTACTACCTTCTTTATTTTACTGTATGAAATTTGTCTGTTATCAGAAGAACTTTGTATTCAACCAATTCAGTATTTCTcttcttatttttctgtatttcgTTAGTTTTTTCTCCAATAGTTATGTTGTGCATGAAGACAAGTGTTGTCAGTACCTCTTACAGGcatgtttaataataacaagACTCTTTAATAAACCGAGAACTTGTGAGAAATACAAACCAAGCCTTGACCTGGTATTTTTACTGACTGAAGCACTGGAACTGCTGTTTTTAATGGGTTCTGTTCGATGTGGTTCCTTATTTTGGAAGTGCCGTGAAGAACAGTTTCTCTGCATCTCTTCACTGCTCCCGAGCCAGTTGTCCAGCTTTCCAGCAGATTATAAAACTGTTCATCTGTTTCCAACTTGTGTTTCATTAGTGTTCACTGTTGGCTTCTTTTACTGGTTGTTATATCGCTGCTTGTACTTCTCCAAGGAGACTGCTTCTGGACTTTGTTTACTCTATGCAGTACCAAGCATGACTGTAGCCATTGTGATGTACTGGATTACTGAAGCTGTTCCTAGTGTTGTTGCAGAGAGAGTCTTTAAAGGAAAACAG GAGATTCTGCCTCAGATTGTATACATGTTGGCATCACTGAGTCTCGGTGTTGTGTGGATTTCTCCATTACCTGTGTCAAACATGAAGTCCACACCTGAGAACATGGCAAAATTAAGAACAGTCTATTCATCGAGCCTTCTCATGTTCTGTCTTATCATACTGGTGGTATCCTTCCTTCTTACAGGAGATGAATTTTCTTCATCTTTGTGTTTCCTCGTagttagtgctgccctctatgtaAAAAGATCTCCAGGTTTCACAATGAACAATGAAG GTTTTCTGGTTGCATTCAATACATTTTCATCATATCTCATGTTTGGCCTGTCTTTGCCTCTACTGGTAACATGGAAACACACAGTTTTTAAGTCACAAAGTACAGATCACGGAGAGTTAACACTATTCAAGGCACCAGCAGAATTCCGAAGAGGATTACTTCGTTTATTTGTCCAGTACATCTTATTCCATGGACTAAAG CTGCTAGCCTCTTCGGCAGCATGTGCCCTGCATCGACGTCACCTCATGGTTTGGAAAATATTTGCACCGAGGTTAATATTTGAAGCTGTTGCTATGggaataacaatgtttggtacgGCGTTAGGATACTTGTTTACACTCAGAGTTCATTTTGCTGTACAGAGATGGCTTGAACACATCTCCCACAACAAATCCTTGGAGTTTGGAGCTGTGGAATATGGAAAGCTGTCCATGAAAAGCTAG
- the PIG-O gene encoding phosphatidylinositol glycan anchor biosynthesis class O isoform X1, with translation MDRTWKHVCLVLWIYFLYLYGIYLFASGFLLNRVVIERKSNREDLVRFFNKTSEIVHRHCDVRSDSILYKLPLISRVCREPFRNEFGNEIRREDPCVFEKRFSRAVMIILDGLRYDFTIYQENGTVSGLDRGNRHLFENKLSVFQELKQKHPTGSVLYPFIADPPTTTLQRLKGLMTGSLPTFIDVSANFASYEISEDNLIGQMHSNGKKIVFMGDDTWKGLFPKKFHRSYFYPSFNVKDLHTVDDGIIKHLIPEMERKDWDIIIAHFLGIDHCGHRFGPSHPEMTRKLAQINSIISSVASLINNDMVLFVFGDHGMTSSGDHGGDSRDELTSALFVYTPSKLFDEHPAVSCESSVSQTGFLEYLELVHQVDLVPTISFFLGLPIPFSSLGSVIPSLFYVSTSSGVQDREFKELMSLSVATEILMINTIQVQQYLEVYFTNPDRETQSEFIEAENLLIEVNKTWSDFCAFSDFRKLNEARNKLETIHNGYYQYLKTIKKICDRKWATFDLFLMTNGLIVLTVTTVFCFVFTFLSENVESDVSHLLQFAGVSLTLAVCLYLMDISFLSKMFNTGNITLYITVFLVLLPSLFYCMKFVCYQKNFVFNQFSISLLIFLYFVSFFSNSYVVHEDKCCQYLLQACLIITRLFNKPRTCEKYKPSLDLVFLLTEALELLFLMGSVRCGSLFWKCREEQFLCISSLLPSQLSSFPADYKTVHLFPTCVSLVFTVGFFYWLLYRCLYFSKETASGLCLLYAVPSMTVAIVMYWITEAVPSVVAERVFKGKQEILPQIVYMLASLSLGVVWISPLPVSNMKSTPENMAKLRTVYSSSLLMFCLIILVVSFLLTGDEFSSSLCFLVVSAALYVKRSPGFTMNNEGNLNKFHLPSSVILTWVLFSCHGFFVTGHQCTFPSIHWQAAFVGNSGEFSTNLIPGFLVAFNTFSSYLMFGLSLPLLVTWKHTVFKSQSTDHGELTLFKAPAEFRRGLLRLFVQYILFHGLKLLASSAACALHRRHLMVWKIFAPRLIFEAVAMGITMFGTALGYLFTLRVHFAVQRWLEHISHNKSLEFGAVEYGKLSMKS, from the exons ATGGATCGTACTTGGAAGCACGTGTGTTTGGTATTGtggatttattttttgtatttgtatggTATTTATCTTTTTGCATCTGGTTTCTTGTTGAACAGAGTTGTGATTGAAAGGAAAAGTAACCGTGAAGATTTAGTTCGGTTCTTCAATAAAACTTCGGAAATAGTTCATCGACATTGCGATGTTCGTAGTGAttcaattttgtacaaattaccGCTGATATCGAGAGTTTGCAGAGAACCCTTCAGAAATGAATTCGGAAACGAAATTAGAAGGGAAGATCCTTGCGTATTTGAAAAACGTTTTTCGAGAGCTGTTATGATAATTCTTGATGGGTTAAGATACGACTTCACAATTTATCAAGAAAATGGAACTGTGAGCGGTTTGGATCGTGGAAACAgacatttatttgaaaataaattatctgttTTTCAAGAACTTAAGCAAAAACATCCAACTGGCAGTGTTTTATATCCATTTATTGCTGATCCCCCTACTACTACACTACAAAGACTGAAAGGACTTATGACTGGTAGTCTTCCAACTTTTATAGATGTTAGTGCTAACTTTGCAAGTTATGAAATTTCAGAAGATAATTTGATCGGCCAAATGCATAGCAATGGTAAAAAAATTGTCTTTATGGGAGACGACACGTGGAAAGGTTTATTTCCTAAGAAATTTCACAGATCTTATTTTTATCCATCTTTTAACGTTAAG GATTTACATACAGTGGATGATGGAATAATTAAACACTTAATACCTGAAATGGAGAGAAAAGATTGGGACATTATAATTGCACATTTTTTAGGAATTGATCACTGTGGTCATAGATTTGGGCCATCACATCCAGAAATGACAAGGAAGTTAGCCCAGATCAATAGTATTATAAG cTCAGTAGCCTCACTTATCAATAATGATATGGTGCTATTTGTATTTGGAGATCATGGAATGACATCTTCGGGTGATCACGGTGGAGACAGCAGGGATGAATTGACATCTGCTCTTTTCGTCTATACCCCTTCTAAATTATTTGATGAACATCCAGCAGTAAGCTGTGAATCTTCAGTTAGTCAAACTGGGTTTTTG gAGTATTTGGAGCTGGTGCATCAAGTTGATTTAGTTCCAACCATTTCATTTTTTCTGGGTCTTCCAATCCCATTTTCAAGTCTTGGGTCAGTTATCCCATCACTTTTTTATGTAAGTACATCATCTGGTGTTCAAGACCGAGAGTTTAAAGAACTGATGTCATTGTCTGTAGCGACTGAAATTCTGATGATCAACACCATCCAAGTACAGCAGTATTTAGAAGTTTACTTCACCAATCCAGACCGCGAGACACAAAGTGAATTCATTGAGGCCGAAAATTTGTTAATTGAAGTGAATAAGACTTGGTCTGATTTCTGTGCATTTTCAGACTTCAGAAAACTGAATGAAGCAAGAAACAAACTTGAAACCATACACAATGGTTACTACCAGTAtttgaaaactattaaaaaaatttgTGACCGAAAATGGGCTACTTTTGATCTCTTTCTAATGACCAATGGTCTGATTGTTCTGACGGTCACGACAGTGTTTTGTTTCGTCTTCACATTCCTGTCAGAAAATGTAGAATCAGATGTATCTCACCTGCTTCAGTTTGCAGGAGTCTCATTAACCTTGGCCGTATGTCTGTACTTGATGGATATCTCATTTCTTTCCAAGATGTTCAACACTGggaatataactttatatatcaCTGTATTTCTAGTTTTACTACCTTCTTTATTTTACTGTATGAAATTTGTCTGTTATCAGAAGAACTTTGTATTCAACCAATTCAGTATTTCTcttcttatttttctgtatttcgTTAGTTTTTTCTCCAATAGTTATGTTGTGCATGAAGACAAGTGTTGTCAGTACCTCTTACAGGcatgtttaataataacaagACTCTTTAATAAACCGAGAACTTGTGAGAAATACAAACCAAGCCTTGACCTGGTATTTTTACTGACTGAAGCACTGGAACTGCTGTTTTTAATGGGTTCTGTTCGATGTGGTTCCTTATTTTGGAAGTGCCGTGAAGAACAGTTTCTCTGCATCTCTTCACTGCTCCCGAGCCAGTTGTCCAGCTTTCCAGCAGATTATAAAACTGTTCATCTGTTTCCAACTTGTGTTTCATTAGTGTTCACTGTTGGCTTCTTTTACTGGTTGTTATATCGCTGCTTGTACTTCTCCAAGGAGACTGCTTCTGGACTTTGTTTACTCTATGCAGTACCAAGCATGACTGTAGCCATTGTGATGTACTGGATTACTGAAGCTGTTCCTAGTGTTGTTGCAGAGAGAGTCTTTAAAGGAAAACAG GAGATTCTGCCTCAGATTGTATACATGTTGGCATCACTGAGTCTCGGTGTTGTGTGGATTTCTCCATTACCTGTGTCAAACATGAAGTCCACACCTGAGAACATGGCAAAATTAAGAACAGTCTATTCATCGAGCCTTCTCATGTTCTGTCTTATCATACTGGTGGTATCCTTCCTTCTTACAGGAGATGAATTTTCTTCATCTTTGTGTTTCCTCGTagttagtgctgccctctatgtaAAAAGATCTCCAGGTTTCACAATGAACAATGAAG GAAATCTGAATAAATTTCATCTGCCCAGCTCGGTCATTCTCACCTGGGTCCTATTTTCGTGTCATGGTTTCTTTGTTACTGGCCACCAGTGTACATTTCCATCCATTCATTGGCAAGCAGCATTTGTTGGTAATTCAGGAGAGTTCTCGACAAATCTCATTCCAGGTTTTCTGGTTGCATTCAATACATTTTCATCATATCTCATGTTTGGCCTGTCTTTGCCTCTACTGGTAACATGGAAACACACAGTTTTTAAGTCACAAAGTACAGATCACGGAGAGTTAACACTATTCAAGGCACCAGCAGAATTCCGAAGAGGATTACTTCGTTTATTTGTCCAGTACATCTTATTCCATGGACTAAAG CTGCTAGCCTCTTCGGCAGCATGTGCCCTGCATCGACGTCACCTCATGGTTTGGAAAATATTTGCACCGAGGTTAATATTTGAAGCTGTTGCTATGggaataacaatgtttggtacgGCGTTAGGATACTTGTTTACACTCAGAGTTCATTTTGCTGTACAGAGATGGCTTGAACACATCTCCCACAACAAATCCTTGGAGTTTGGAGCTGTGGAATATGGAAAGCTGTCCATGAAAAGCTAG
- the PIG-O gene encoding phosphatidylinositol glycan anchor biosynthesis class O isoform X2, with translation MDRTWKHVCLVLWIYFLYLYGIYLFASGFLLNRVVIERKSNREDLVRFFNKTSEIVHRHCDVRSDSILYKLPLISRVCREPFRNEFGNEIRREDPCVFEKRFSRAVMIILDGLRYDFTIYQENGTVSGLDRGNRHLFENKLSVFQELKQKHPTGSVLYPFIADPPTTTLQRLKGLMTGSLPTFIDVSANFASYEISEDNLIGQMHSNGKKIVFMGDDTWKGLFPKKFHRSYFYPSFNVKDLHTVDDGIIKHLIPEMERKDWDIIIAHFLGIDHCGHRFGPSHPEMTRKLAQINSIISSVASLINNDMVLFVFGDHGMTSSGDHGGDSRDELTSALFVYTPSKLFDEHPAVSCESSEYLELVHQVDLVPTISFFLGLPIPFSSLGSVIPSLFYVSTSSGVQDREFKELMSLSVATEILMINTIQVQQYLEVYFTNPDRETQSEFIEAENLLIEVNKTWSDFCAFSDFRKLNEARNKLETIHNGYYQYLKTIKKICDRKWATFDLFLMTNGLIVLTVTTVFCFVFTFLSENVESDVSHLLQFAGVSLTLAVCLYLMDISFLSKMFNTGNITLYITVFLVLLPSLFYCMKFVCYQKNFVFNQFSISLLIFLYFVSFFSNSYVVHEDKCCQYLLQACLIITRLFNKPRTCEKYKPSLDLVFLLTEALELLFLMGSVRCGSLFWKCREEQFLCISSLLPSQLSSFPADYKTVHLFPTCVSLVFTVGFFYWLLYRCLYFSKETASGLCLLYAVPSMTVAIVMYWITEAVPSVVAERVFKGKQEILPQIVYMLASLSLGVVWISPLPVSNMKSTPENMAKLRTVYSSSLLMFCLIILVVSFLLTGDEFSSSLCFLVVSAALYVKRSPGFTMNNEGNLNKFHLPSSVILTWVLFSCHGFFVTGHQCTFPSIHWQAAFVGNSGEFSTNLIPGFLVAFNTFSSYLMFGLSLPLLVTWKHTVFKSQSTDHGELTLFKAPAEFRRGLLRLFVQYILFHGLKLLASSAACALHRRHLMVWKIFAPRLIFEAVAMGITMFGTALGYLFTLRVHFAVQRWLEHISHNKSLEFGAVEYGKLSMKS, from the exons ATGGATCGTACTTGGAAGCACGTGTGTTTGGTATTGtggatttattttttgtatttgtatggTATTTATCTTTTTGCATCTGGTTTCTTGTTGAACAGAGTTGTGATTGAAAGGAAAAGTAACCGTGAAGATTTAGTTCGGTTCTTCAATAAAACTTCGGAAATAGTTCATCGACATTGCGATGTTCGTAGTGAttcaattttgtacaaattaccGCTGATATCGAGAGTTTGCAGAGAACCCTTCAGAAATGAATTCGGAAACGAAATTAGAAGGGAAGATCCTTGCGTATTTGAAAAACGTTTTTCGAGAGCTGTTATGATAATTCTTGATGGGTTAAGATACGACTTCACAATTTATCAAGAAAATGGAACTGTGAGCGGTTTGGATCGTGGAAACAgacatttatttgaaaataaattatctgttTTTCAAGAACTTAAGCAAAAACATCCAACTGGCAGTGTTTTATATCCATTTATTGCTGATCCCCCTACTACTACACTACAAAGACTGAAAGGACTTATGACTGGTAGTCTTCCAACTTTTATAGATGTTAGTGCTAACTTTGCAAGTTATGAAATTTCAGAAGATAATTTGATCGGCCAAATGCATAGCAATGGTAAAAAAATTGTCTTTATGGGAGACGACACGTGGAAAGGTTTATTTCCTAAGAAATTTCACAGATCTTATTTTTATCCATCTTTTAACGTTAAG GATTTACATACAGTGGATGATGGAATAATTAAACACTTAATACCTGAAATGGAGAGAAAAGATTGGGACATTATAATTGCACATTTTTTAGGAATTGATCACTGTGGTCATAGATTTGGGCCATCACATCCAGAAATGACAAGGAAGTTAGCCCAGATCAATAGTATTATAAG cTCAGTAGCCTCACTTATCAATAATGATATGGTGCTATTTGTATTTGGAGATCATGGAATGACATCTTCGGGTGATCACGGTGGAGACAGCAGGGATGAATTGACATCTGCTCTTTTCGTCTATACCCCTTCTAAATTATTTGATGAACATCCAGCAGTAAGCTGTGAATCTTCA gAGTATTTGGAGCTGGTGCATCAAGTTGATTTAGTTCCAACCATTTCATTTTTTCTGGGTCTTCCAATCCCATTTTCAAGTCTTGGGTCAGTTATCCCATCACTTTTTTATGTAAGTACATCATCTGGTGTTCAAGACCGAGAGTTTAAAGAACTGATGTCATTGTCTGTAGCGACTGAAATTCTGATGATCAACACCATCCAAGTACAGCAGTATTTAGAAGTTTACTTCACCAATCCAGACCGCGAGACACAAAGTGAATTCATTGAGGCCGAAAATTTGTTAATTGAAGTGAATAAGACTTGGTCTGATTTCTGTGCATTTTCAGACTTCAGAAAACTGAATGAAGCAAGAAACAAACTTGAAACCATACACAATGGTTACTACCAGTAtttgaaaactattaaaaaaatttgTGACCGAAAATGGGCTACTTTTGATCTCTTTCTAATGACCAATGGTCTGATTGTTCTGACGGTCACGACAGTGTTTTGTTTCGTCTTCACATTCCTGTCAGAAAATGTAGAATCAGATGTATCTCACCTGCTTCAGTTTGCAGGAGTCTCATTAACCTTGGCCGTATGTCTGTACTTGATGGATATCTCATTTCTTTCCAAGATGTTCAACACTGggaatataactttatatatcaCTGTATTTCTAGTTTTACTACCTTCTTTATTTTACTGTATGAAATTTGTCTGTTATCAGAAGAACTTTGTATTCAACCAATTCAGTATTTCTcttcttatttttctgtatttcgTTAGTTTTTTCTCCAATAGTTATGTTGTGCATGAAGACAAGTGTTGTCAGTACCTCTTACAGGcatgtttaataataacaagACTCTTTAATAAACCGAGAACTTGTGAGAAATACAAACCAAGCCTTGACCTGGTATTTTTACTGACTGAAGCACTGGAACTGCTGTTTTTAATGGGTTCTGTTCGATGTGGTTCCTTATTTTGGAAGTGCCGTGAAGAACAGTTTCTCTGCATCTCTTCACTGCTCCCGAGCCAGTTGTCCAGCTTTCCAGCAGATTATAAAACTGTTCATCTGTTTCCAACTTGTGTTTCATTAGTGTTCACTGTTGGCTTCTTTTACTGGTTGTTATATCGCTGCTTGTACTTCTCCAAGGAGACTGCTTCTGGACTTTGTTTACTCTATGCAGTACCAAGCATGACTGTAGCCATTGTGATGTACTGGATTACTGAAGCTGTTCCTAGTGTTGTTGCAGAGAGAGTCTTTAAAGGAAAACAG GAGATTCTGCCTCAGATTGTATACATGTTGGCATCACTGAGTCTCGGTGTTGTGTGGATTTCTCCATTACCTGTGTCAAACATGAAGTCCACACCTGAGAACATGGCAAAATTAAGAACAGTCTATTCATCGAGCCTTCTCATGTTCTGTCTTATCATACTGGTGGTATCCTTCCTTCTTACAGGAGATGAATTTTCTTCATCTTTGTGTTTCCTCGTagttagtgctgccctctatgtaAAAAGATCTCCAGGTTTCACAATGAACAATGAAG GAAATCTGAATAAATTTCATCTGCCCAGCTCGGTCATTCTCACCTGGGTCCTATTTTCGTGTCATGGTTTCTTTGTTACTGGCCACCAGTGTACATTTCCATCCATTCATTGGCAAGCAGCATTTGTTGGTAATTCAGGAGAGTTCTCGACAAATCTCATTCCAGGTTTTCTGGTTGCATTCAATACATTTTCATCATATCTCATGTTTGGCCTGTCTTTGCCTCTACTGGTAACATGGAAACACACAGTTTTTAAGTCACAAAGTACAGATCACGGAGAGTTAACACTATTCAAGGCACCAGCAGAATTCCGAAGAGGATTACTTCGTTTATTTGTCCAGTACATCTTATTCCATGGACTAAAG CTGCTAGCCTCTTCGGCAGCATGTGCCCTGCATCGACGTCACCTCATGGTTTGGAAAATATTTGCACCGAGGTTAATATTTGAAGCTGTTGCTATGggaataacaatgtttggtacgGCGTTAGGATACTTGTTTACACTCAGAGTTCATTTTGCTGTACAGAGATGGCTTGAACACATCTCCCACAACAAATCCTTGGAGTTTGGAGCTGTGGAATATGGAAAGCTGTCCATGAAAAGCTAG